One Dreissena polymorpha isolate Duluth1 chromosome 9, UMN_Dpol_1.0, whole genome shotgun sequence genomic window carries:
- the LOC127846309 gene encoding uncharacterized protein LOC127846309, protein MRHKQPKPSKYHGKYRGYRKEALVLAVEAVQKGLLVRRAAAQFCVPRATLADRVSGRISGTVTKETLFNQEEELRLVEYLESLAQLGYGATRSRLKDLAGDLAFSLGKRGKNKPLSNDWVSGFLQRWKTRLSSVRPSALESYRAKYATPESVDHYFKNLEETLKKYNLLNKPECIYNLDETGIQPEHRPPNIIAPTCEKAQSVTSPRSTTTTVIGCANAMGNHVPPFFVFKGKRENPELMKGSSPGSRLCMSDSGWSNSNVLKIYLEQHFIPNVRRGENDKQPILLLFDGHSSHTSTDLIEWAISKNIILFAYG, encoded by the exons ATGCGccataaacag CCGAAACCATCGAAATATCATGGTAAATACAGGGGATACAGAAAAGAAGCACTTGTTCTGGCTGTCGAAGCTGTCCAAAAGGGATTGTTGGTGCGGAGAGCCGCAGCACAATTTTGTGTGCCACGGGCCACCCTTGCTGATAGAGTATCGGGACGGATAAGTGGTACAGTAACCAAGGAGACACTCTTTAACCAAGAGGAGGAATTGAGGTTAGTGGAGTATTTAGAGTCACTGGCACAGCTCGGATATGGGGCCACTAGAAGTCGACTCAAAGATTTGGCTGGGGATTTAGCCTTTAGCCTTGGTAAACGGGGAAAGAATAAGCCTTTAAGCAACGACTGGGTCTCGGGATTTTTACAGAGATGGAAAACACGCCTGTCATCTGTTCGCCCAAGTGCATTGGAATCTTACCGTGCGAAGTATGCAACTCCGGAATCGGTGGATCATTATTTCAAAAATCTTgaagaaacattaaaaaagtaTAACTTATTAAACAAGCCAGAGTGCATTTACAATTTAGATGAGACCGGTATCCAGCCAGAACATCGCCCCCCTAACATTATTGCCCCCACCTGTGAAAAGGCGCAGTCAGTTACATCCCCGAGATCAACAACAACTACCGTAATTGGGTGCGCAAATGCTATGGGCAATCACGTTCCACCTTTCTTTGTTTTTAAAGGGAAACGGGAGAATCCCGAGCTTATGAAAGGTAGCTCTCCGGGTTCAAGATTGTGTATGTCCGACTCTGGGTGGTCAAACAGTAACGTTTTAAAAATTTATCTTGAGCAGCATTTCATTCCGAACGTCCGACGTGGAGAGAATGACAAGCAACCGAtattgcttctttttgatgggcATAGTTCTCACACATCCACTGATCTTATTGAATGGGccatttcaaaaaatattatcttattt GCATATGGGTAG